Proteins from a genomic interval of Acanthopagrus latus isolate v.2019 chromosome 7, fAcaLat1.1, whole genome shotgun sequence:
- the nt5dc2 gene encoding 5'-nucleotidase domain-containing protein 2, which produces MCKYQCAAAAVSGCVHVASLNMSLKTVGTAVTRILLTTGNRTPPLVRSPKVNRLSTTSTLSGEGKQGREKTKSFDSCSARPSEDGRSSSEPPHRCTSADKKRSKEPVGAPGVTGVRRRSFTSATAAPVDKRSYLWARYNDMKKLVHDLIPPGTCNLLNSSTIFANNEVSLAEVDIYGFDYDYTLALYSNALDTMIYNTARDFLIEHFKYPEGIRKYDYIPNFAARGLHYDIQKGLLMKIDAFHYIQSGTVYRGLSPMPDEEVLQLFGGTYHIPLQQDSGFYGKGPKVKQFMDIFSIPEMTLLAVANDFFITNDIPYDPVHLFRDVSEAIGMVHLKGYMYKWVMEDLDKYILRGEETDAVLHRLVNNGKKLFLITNSPFSFVDKGMTHMVGKNWRDFFDVVIVQADKPHFFTDCIKPFRRLDDNGDLRWEKINSLDKGQIYKQGNLFDFLRLTGWRGSKVLYFGDHLYSDLADLMLRHGWRTAAIVPELEQETKVVCTDRYALNLTWLQALTGLMERMQTHRDPESKQVFQEWQNEREELRAMIKNLFNPHFGSIFRTRHNPTYFSRHLCRFSDIYMTSLSCLLNYDLSYTFYPRRTPLQHEAPLWMDQLCTGCMKTPYLEEMSHIR; this is translated from the exons ATGTGCAAGTAccagtgtgctgcagcagcagtttctgGATGTGTGCACGTTGCGTCTCTAAACATGTCTCTAAAGACCGTGGGCACAGCTGTTACCCGTATTCTGTtgacaacaggaaacaggaccCCTCCTCTCGTGCGATCCCCAAAAGTGAACAGACTTTCTACCACATCCACGCTGTCCGGAGAGGGAAAGCAGGGCCgcgagaaaacaaaaagtttcgACTCCTGCTCGGCCAGGCCCAGTGAGGACGGGCGGTCCTCCAGCGAGCCTCCTCACAGATGCACCTCTGCGGACAAAAAGCGATCCAAGGAGCCCGTGGGTGCCCCGGGTGTCACCGGTGTACGGAGACGGTCTTTCACCTCCGCCACAGCAGCTCCGGTGGACAAGAGGTCCTACTTGTGGGCTCGTTACAATGACATGAAAAAGCTGGTTCACG ACCTGATTCCACCTGGTACTTGTAACCTCCTCAACTCCTCCACCATCTTCGCCAACAACGAGGTCAGCCTGGCTGAAGTGGACATCTACGGCTTCGACTATGACTACACGCTGGCTCTGTACTCAAATGCGCTTGACACAATGATCTACAATACAGCAAGAGATTTCCTTATTGAACACTTTAAG TACCCTGAAGGCATCCGCAAATATGATTACATCCCCAACTTTGCCGCTCGAGGTCTTCACTATGACATCCAAAAG GGTCTTCTGATGAAGATAGATGCCTTCCATTACATTCAGTCAGGGACAGTGTATCG GGGACTGAGCCCAATGCCAGATGAGGAGGTCCTTCAGCTTTTTGGGGGAACTTACCATATCCCCCTTCAGCAAGACAGTGGCTTCTATGGAAAG GGACCAAAAGTGAAGCAGTTCATGGACATCTTCTCTATCCCAGAGATGACTCTCTTGGCTGTAGCAAATgattttttcatcacaaacgACATTCCTTATGATCCAGTTCACCTGTTCAGGGACGTCTCG GAAGCAATTGGCATGGTTCACCTCAAAGGCTACATGTACAAATGGGTCATGGAAGATCTTG ATAAGTATATTCTGAGAGGCGAAGAGACTGATGCTGTTTTGCATCGACTGGTCAATAATGGAAAGAAGCTCTTTCTCATCACCAACAGTCCCTTTAGCTTTGT GGATAAAGGGATGACGCACATGGTGGGAAAAAACTGGAGAGACTTCTTTGATGTTGTCATTGTGCAGGCAGATAAACCTCACTTCTTTACCGACTGTATCAA ACCTTTCAGACGGTTGGATGATAACGGAGACCTTCGGTGGGAAAAGATTAACAGTTTAGACAAAGGACAGATCTACAAACAG ggaaACTTGTTTGACTTTCTCAGACTGACAGGCTGGCGAGGTTCAAAGGTTCTCTACTTCGGAGATCATCTTTATAGTGACTTGGCT GACCTGATGTTGCGACATGGCTGGCGTACAGCAGCCATAGTTCCTGAGCTGGAGCAGGAAACCAAAGTGGTGTGCACAGACCGGTATGCTCTGAACCTCACCTGGCTACAGGCTTTAACCGGCCTGATGGAGCGCATGCAG ACACATCGGGACCCAGAGTCTAAACAGGTTTTTCAGGAATGGCAGAATGAGCGAGAAGAACTCAG GGCAATGATAAAGAACTTGTTCAACCCTCACTTTGGCAGCATCTTCAGAACTCGTCACAACCCCACCTACTTCTCCAGACATCTGTGTCGTTTCTCAGACATCTACATGACCTCCCTCAGCTGTCTTTTGAATTACGATCTGTCGTACACGTTCTACCCCCGCCGCACCCCTCTGCAGCATGAGGCTCCTCTGTGGATGGACCAGCTTTGCACAGGCTGCATGAAGACGCCCTATCTGGAGGAGATGTCTCACATACGATGA
- the LOC119023441 gene encoding cytosolic sulfotransferase 3-like isoform X2 — protein MDIPLRPELFDFHGVSMTHHYTDNWEKLQNFQARPDDVLIATYPRSGNTWLCCILDLLYFGERFPERQASIPIFRRVPLLEATFTCRAGPGGTPHVIRGTDMVEKLQTSPRLIKTHLPVQFIPKSIWEQNCRIVYSARNSKDNVVSYFHLERMTMIHPEPGDWSSYLQRFMEGKMLFGPWYKHVNGWWRKKQSPSNIHYVFYEDLGEGRLVTGRTISLWPRTKHLRRITRKR, from the exons ATGGATATTCCTTTACGACCAGAGCTGTTTGACTTTCATGGAGTCTCGATGACGCACCATTACACAGACAACTGGGAGAAGCTTCAAAACTTTCAGGCCAGGCCAGATGATGTACTCATAGCAACATACCCCAGATCCG GGAACACCTGGCTCTGCTGCATCCTGGACCTGCTGTATTTTGGTGAAAGGTTTCCAGAGCGTCAGGCATCCATCCCAATCTTTAGAAGAGTGCCATTGTTGGAGGCCACCTTCACCTGCAGAGCAG GACCAGGGGGAACTCCACATGTGATAAGAGGAACAGACATGGTGGAGAAGCTCCAAACCTCTCCTCGACTCATCAAGACTCATCTTCCTGTCCAGTTCATACCAAAGTCAATCTGGGAGCAAAACTgcaga ATAGTCTATTCTGCCCGCAATTCCAAGGACAATGTGGTGTCTTACTTCCATCTTGAACGTATGACCATGATCCACCCAGAGCCTGGAGATTGGAGCAGTTACCTCCAGAGGTTCATGGAGGGAAAGA tgctgtttggTCCCTGGTACAAACATGTGAACGGCTggtggaggaagaaacagagtCCCTCAAACATCCATTACGTGTTCTATGAAGATCTGGGTGAG GGAAGGTTGGTGACTGGAAGAACCATTTCACTGTGGCCCAGAACGAAGCATTTGAGGAGGATtacaagaaaaagatga
- the LOC119023441 gene encoding cytosolic sulfotransferase 3-like isoform X1 — protein sequence MDIPLRPELFDFHGVSMTHHYTDNWEKLQNFQARPDDVLIATYPRSGNTWLCCILDLLYFGERFPERQASIPIFRRVPLLEATFTCRAGPGGTPHVIRGTDMVEKLQTSPRLIKTHLPVQFIPKSIWEQNCRIVYSARNSKDNVVSYFHLERMTMIHPEPGDWSSYLQRFMEGKMLFGPWYKHVNGWWRKKQSPSNIHYVFYEDLGEVIYSFLWLVCACVCVTPASLLVHVASLKLCPSW from the exons ATGGATATTCCTTTACGACCAGAGCTGTTTGACTTTCATGGAGTCTCGATGACGCACCATTACACAGACAACTGGGAGAAGCTTCAAAACTTTCAGGCCAGGCCAGATGATGTACTCATAGCAACATACCCCAGATCCG GGAACACCTGGCTCTGCTGCATCCTGGACCTGCTGTATTTTGGTGAAAGGTTTCCAGAGCGTCAGGCATCCATCCCAATCTTTAGAAGAGTGCCATTGTTGGAGGCCACCTTCACCTGCAGAGCAG GACCAGGGGGAACTCCACATGTGATAAGAGGAACAGACATGGTGGAGAAGCTCCAAACCTCTCCTCGACTCATCAAGACTCATCTTCCTGTCCAGTTCATACCAAAGTCAATCTGGGAGCAAAACTgcaga ATAGTCTATTCTGCCCGCAATTCCAAGGACAATGTGGTGTCTTACTTCCATCTTGAACGTATGACCATGATCCACCCAGAGCCTGGAGATTGGAGCAGTTACCTCCAGAGGTTCATGGAGGGAAAGA tgctgtttggTCCCTGGTACAAACATGTGAACGGCTggtggaggaagaaacagagtCCCTCAAACATCCATTACGTGTTCTATGAAGATCTGGGTGAGgtaatttattcttttttgtggcttgtctgtgcatgtgtttgtgtgactccAGCGTCTCTTCTTGTTCACGTTGCTTCTCTAAAGCTCTGCCCGAGCTGGTAG
- the LOC119023436 gene encoding cytosolic sulfotransferase 2-like isoform X2: MMEQPLRPTPIDFHGVCMTKYFTDNWDNVQNFKARPDDILIATYPKAGTTWVSYILDLLYFGQTHPELQESTPLHERVPFLELCSPSQPSGVDLADKLPTTPRLIKTHLPVQFIPKSFWEQNCRIVYVARNIKDNAVSYYHFGRMNSLQPEPGDWGTFLHDFLEGKVVFGSWYDHVNGWREKKQTYSKLHYMFFEDMIEDCGREIDRLCSFLGLSPSAEEKEKVKIGSKFDNMKQNKMANYSTVQVMNHKVSPFMRKGKVGDWKNQFTVAQNEKLDEDYKQKMKNATLKFRTEV, from the exons ATG ATGGAGCAGCCACTGCGACCGACACCAATTGACTTCCATGGAGTCTGTATGACCAAATACTTCACCGATAACTGGGACAACGTACAGAACTTCAAAGCGAGACCAGATGATATCCTCATAGCTACTTATCCTAAAGCAG GAACCACATGGGTCTCTTACATCCTGGATCTTCTGTATTTTGGGCAGACACATCCAGAGCTCCAGGAGTCCACTCCTCTTCATGAGAGGGTGCCATTTTTGGAGCTCTGCAGCCCGTCGCAACCCTCAG GTGTAGACTTGGCAGACAAGCTTCCCACCACACCTCGACTCATTAAAACTCATCTACCAGTTCAGTTCATACCCAAGTCCTTCTGGGAGCAGAACTGCAGG ataGTCTACGTGGCTCGTAACATAAAGGACAATGCAGTGTCCTATTACCACTTTGGCCGCATGAACTCTCTTCAGCCCGAACCAGGGGACTGGGGCACCTTTCTGCACGATTTCTTGGAGGGAAAGG TGGTATTTGGATCGTGGTATGACCACGTGAACGGCTGGCGGGAGAAGAAGCAGACTTATTCAAAACTTCACTACATGTTCTTTGAGGATATGATTGAG GACTGTGGACGAGAGATAGACCGACTCTGCTCCTTCCTCGGTTTGTCTCCTTCTGctgaggaaaaggaaaaagtcaaaattgGATCAAAGTTTGacaatatgaaacaaaacaaaatggccaaCTACTCCACTGTCCAAGTAATGAATCACAAGGTGTCTCCGTTCATGAGGAAAG GGAAAGTTGGCGACTGGAAGAACCAGTTCACTGTGGCCCAAAATGAAAAGCTTGACGAGGACTAcaagcagaaaatgaagaatGCTACACTGAAGTTTCGTACTGAAGTTTAG
- the LOC119023436 gene encoding cytosolic sulfotransferase 2-like isoform X1: MITFLEKYQLNRMEQPLRPTPIDFHGVCMTKYFTDNWDNVQNFKARPDDILIATYPKAGTTWVSYILDLLYFGQTHPELQESTPLHERVPFLELCSPSQPSGVDLADKLPTTPRLIKTHLPVQFIPKSFWEQNCRIVYVARNIKDNAVSYYHFGRMNSLQPEPGDWGTFLHDFLEGKVVFGSWYDHVNGWREKKQTYSKLHYMFFEDMIEDCGREIDRLCSFLGLSPSAEEKEKVKIGSKFDNMKQNKMANYSTVQVMNHKVSPFMRKGKVGDWKNQFTVAQNEKLDEDYKQKMKNATLKFRTEV; the protein is encoded by the exons ATGATCACATTTTTGGAGAAATACCAACTCAACAGG ATGGAGCAGCCACTGCGACCGACACCAATTGACTTCCATGGAGTCTGTATGACCAAATACTTCACCGATAACTGGGACAACGTACAGAACTTCAAAGCGAGACCAGATGATATCCTCATAGCTACTTATCCTAAAGCAG GAACCACATGGGTCTCTTACATCCTGGATCTTCTGTATTTTGGGCAGACACATCCAGAGCTCCAGGAGTCCACTCCTCTTCATGAGAGGGTGCCATTTTTGGAGCTCTGCAGCCCGTCGCAACCCTCAG GTGTAGACTTGGCAGACAAGCTTCCCACCACACCTCGACTCATTAAAACTCATCTACCAGTTCAGTTCATACCCAAGTCCTTCTGGGAGCAGAACTGCAGG ataGTCTACGTGGCTCGTAACATAAAGGACAATGCAGTGTCCTATTACCACTTTGGCCGCATGAACTCTCTTCAGCCCGAACCAGGGGACTGGGGCACCTTTCTGCACGATTTCTTGGAGGGAAAGG TGGTATTTGGATCGTGGTATGACCACGTGAACGGCTGGCGGGAGAAGAAGCAGACTTATTCAAAACTTCACTACATGTTCTTTGAGGATATGATTGAG GACTGTGGACGAGAGATAGACCGACTCTGCTCCTTCCTCGGTTTGTCTCCTTCTGctgaggaaaaggaaaaagtcaaaattgGATCAAAGTTTGacaatatgaaacaaaacaaaatggccaaCTACTCCACTGTCCAAGTAATGAATCACAAGGTGTCTCCGTTCATGAGGAAAG GGAAAGTTGGCGACTGGAAGAACCAGTTCACTGTGGCCCAAAATGAAAAGCTTGACGAGGACTAcaagcagaaaatgaagaatGCTACACTGAAGTTTCGTACTGAAGTTTAG
- the LOC119023438 gene encoding cytosolic sulfotransferase 3-like isoform X1, producing MSFDPKMTDVPSRPELFEFRGVSMTHYFTNNWENIQNFQARPDDILIATYPKAGTTWVSLILDLLYFGKTAPERQTSFPIEHRVPFLEINIPSMFQGIDMAENLPTSPRLIKTHFPVQFVPKSFWEQNCKVVYVARNAKDNMVSFFHFDRMNMAEPEPGDWNSYFHRFMEGKMVFGSWYDHVTNWWKKKQTYSNIHYMFYEDMIEDTGREIDKLCSFLGLSPSAEEKKQITGGVQFDTMKKNDMVNHCTIPIMDFKISPFMRKGKVGDWKNHFTVAQNEEFEEDYKKKMKDLTLEFRTEV from the exons ATGTCGTTTGATCCGAAGATG acagatgtacCCTCTCGACCAGAACTGTTTGAGTTCCGTGGCGTCTCCATGACCCACTATTTCACCAACAACTGGGAGAACATTCAAAACTTTCAGGCCAGGCCAGATGATATACTCATTGCAACATACCCCAAAGCAG GGACCACGTGGGTCTCCTTGATCCTTGACTTGCTGTATTTTGGCAAAACAGCCCCAGAGCGTCAGACGTCCTTCCCAATCGAACATAGAGTGCCTTTCTTGGAGATCAACATCCCGTCTATGTTTCAAG GAATTGACATGGCAGAAAACCTCCCCACCTCTCCACGGCTCATTAAAACTCATTTTCCAGTTCAGTTTGTGCCAAAATCCTTCTGGGAGCAAAACTGCAAG GTGGTCTACGTGGCCCGAAATGCCAAAGACAATATGgtgtctttttttcactttgatcGCATGAACATGGCCGAGCCGGAGCCTGGCGACTGGAACAGCTACTTCCACAGATTCATGGAGGGAAAGA TGGTGTTTGGATCCTGGTATGACCATGTGACCAACTggtggaagaagaaacagaccTACTCAAACATCCATTACATGTTCTACGAAGACATGATCGAG GACACTGGCCGGGAAATAGACAAACTCTGCTCCTTTCTTGGTTTGTCTCCTTCGGCCgaggagaagaaacaaatcACAGGTGGAGTGCAGTTTGACACCATGAAGAAGAACGACATGGTCAACCATTGCACAATTCCAATTATGGATTTCAAAATTTCTCCTTTCATGAGAAAAG GGAAGGTCGGTGACTGGAAGAACCATTTCACTGTGGCCCAGAATGAAGAGTTTGAGGAAGACtacaagaaaaagatgaaggaCCTCACACTTGAGTTCCGCACTGAAGTCTGA
- the LOC119023438 gene encoding cytosolic sulfotransferase 3-like isoform X2 has protein sequence MTHYFTNNWENIQNFQARPDDILIATYPKAGTTWVSLILDLLYFGKTAPERQTSFPIEHRVPFLEINIPSMFQGIDMAENLPTSPRLIKTHFPVQFVPKSFWEQNCKVVYVARNAKDNMVSFFHFDRMNMAEPEPGDWNSYFHRFMEGKMVFGSWYDHVTNWWKKKQTYSNIHYMFYEDMIEDTGREIDKLCSFLGLSPSAEEKKQITGGVQFDTMKKNDMVNHCTIPIMDFKISPFMRKGKVGDWKNHFTVAQNEEFEEDYKKKMKDLTLEFRTEV, from the exons ATGACCCACTATTTCACCAACAACTGGGAGAACATTCAAAACTTTCAGGCCAGGCCAGATGATATACTCATTGCAACATACCCCAAAGCAG GGACCACGTGGGTCTCCTTGATCCTTGACTTGCTGTATTTTGGCAAAACAGCCCCAGAGCGTCAGACGTCCTTCCCAATCGAACATAGAGTGCCTTTCTTGGAGATCAACATCCCGTCTATGTTTCAAG GAATTGACATGGCAGAAAACCTCCCCACCTCTCCACGGCTCATTAAAACTCATTTTCCAGTTCAGTTTGTGCCAAAATCCTTCTGGGAGCAAAACTGCAAG GTGGTCTACGTGGCCCGAAATGCCAAAGACAATATGgtgtctttttttcactttgatcGCATGAACATGGCCGAGCCGGAGCCTGGCGACTGGAACAGCTACTTCCACAGATTCATGGAGGGAAAGA TGGTGTTTGGATCCTGGTATGACCATGTGACCAACTggtggaagaagaaacagaccTACTCAAACATCCATTACATGTTCTACGAAGACATGATCGAG GACACTGGCCGGGAAATAGACAAACTCTGCTCCTTTCTTGGTTTGTCTCCTTCGGCCgaggagaagaaacaaatcACAGGTGGAGTGCAGTTTGACACCATGAAGAAGAACGACATGGTCAACCATTGCACAATTCCAATTATGGATTTCAAAATTTCTCCTTTCATGAGAAAAG GGAAGGTCGGTGACTGGAAGAACCATTTCACTGTGGCCCAGAATGAAGAGTTTGAGGAAGACtacaagaaaaagatgaaggaCCTCACACTTGAGTTCCGCACTGAAGTCTGA
- the LOC119023437 gene encoding cytosolic sulfotransferase 3-like gives MSFDPKKMEFSRGELFDFHGVAMVEQFTKNWEKVQNFQARPDDILIATYPKAGTTWVSLILDLLYFGQTSPERQTSIPIHKRVPFLESTLPSNDAGLHLGTDVAENLTTSPRLIKTHYPVQFVPKSFWEQNCKIVYMARNAKDSMVSFFHFDRMMMTQPDPGDWNSYFHRFMEGQMVFGSWYDHVNNWWKKKQTYSNIHYMFYEDMIEDTGREIDKLCSFLCLSLSAEERKQILYGVQFDNMKRNKMANYSTLPIMDFKISPFMRKGKVGDWRNHFTVAQNEEFDEDYKKKMKDPTLELRTEI, from the exons atgTCTTTCGATCCAAAGAAG ATGGAGTTTAGTCGAGGGGAACTCTTTGATTTCCATGGAGTCGCAATGGTCGAGCAGTTCACCAAAAACTGGGAGAAGGTCCAGAACTTTCAGGCCAGGCCAGATGATATACTTATTGCGACATACCCCAAAGCAG GAACCACATGGGTCTCTTTGATACTTGACCTGCTGTATTTTGGTCAAACATCTCCCGAGCGTCAGACATCCATCCCAATCCATAAAAGAGTGCCTTTCTTGGAGTCCACCCTCCCGTCCAATGATGCAG GTCTTCATTTAGGAACCGATGTAGCAGAGAACCTCACCACCTCTCCACGACTCATTAAAACTCATTATCCAGTCCAGTTCGTGCCGAAGTCCTTTTGGGAGCAAAACTGCAAG ATAGTCTACATGGCCCGCAATGCCAAAGACAGTATGgtgtctttttttcactttgatcGCATGATGATGACCCAGCCAGACCCTGGAGACTGGAACAGCTACTTCCACAGATTCATGGAGGGACAGA TGGTGTTTGGATCCTGGTATGACCATGTGAACAACTggtggaagaagaaacagaccTACTCAAACATCCATTACATGTTCTACGAAGACATGATCGAG GACACTGGACGGGAAATAGACAAACTCTGCtcgtttctttgtttgtctctttcggccgaggagaggaaacaaatcCTGTATGGAGTGCAGTTTGACaacatgaagagaaacaaaatggccAATTATTCTACACTCCCGATCATGGATTTCAAAATTTCTCCGTTCATGAGGAAAG GGAAGGTCGGTGACTGGAGGAACCATTTCACTGTGGCCCAGAATGAAGAGTTTGATGAAGACtacaagaaaaagatgaaggaCCCCACACTTGAGCTCCGCACTGAGATTTGA
- the LOC119023439 gene encoding cytosolic sulfotransferase 1-like: MSDDPKKMEFTRSVLFDFHGVQMTKYFTENWENIQNFQARPDDILIATYPKAGTTWVSVLLDLLYFGKTAPERQTSIPIYERVPFLEITFPSMDSGVDLAENLATSPRLIKTHLPIQFVPKSFWEQNCKIVYVARNAKDNMVSYFHMDRMTLTQPDPGDWNTYFHRFMEGKVLFGSWYDHVNNWWKKKQTYSKLHYMFYEDMIEDTGRELDKLCSFLGLSPSAEDKKQILYGVQFDNMKKNDMTNYSTFHVMDFSISTFMRKGKVGDWKNHFTVAQNKEFEEDYKKKMKDPTLQFRTEV, translated from the exons ATGTCTGATGATCCAAAAAAG atGGAGTTCACTCGATCAGTGCTCTTTGATTTCCACGGAGTCCAAATGACCAAATATTTCACCGAAAACTGGGAGAACATTCAAAACTTTCAGGCCAGGCCAGATGATATACTTATTGCAACATACCCAAAGGCAG gaACCACGTGGGTGTCTGTGCTCCTTGACCTGCTGTATTTTGGTAAAACAGCACCAGAGCGTCAGACATCCATCCCTATCTATGAAAGAGTGCCTTTCCTGGAGATCACCTTCCCGTCTATGGATTCAG GAGTTGACCTGGCAGAGAACCTCGCTACCTCTCCACGACTGATTAAAACTCATCTTCCAATCCAGTTTGTGCCAAAGTCGTTTTGGGAACAAAACTGCAAG aTAGTCTACGTGGCCCGCAATGCCAAAGACAACATGGTCTCATATTTTCACATGGATCGCATGACTTTGACCCAGCCAGACCCTGGAGACTGGAACACCTACTTCCACAGATTCATGGAGGGAAAGG TACTGTTTGGATCCTGGTATGACCATGTGAACAACTggtggaagaagaaacagaccTACTCAAAACTCCATTACATGTTCTATGAAGACATGATTGag GACACTGGACGGGAACTGGACAAACTCTGTTCCTTTCTCGGTTTGTCTCCTTCAGCCGAGGACAAGAAACAAATCCTGTATGGAGTACAGTTtgacaacatgaagaagaacGACATGACCAACTATTCAACATTCCATGTTATGGATTTCAGTATTTCTACTTTCATGAGAAAAG GGAAGGTCGGAGACTGGAAGAACCATTTCACTGTGGCCCAGAATAAAGAGTTTGAGGAAGACtacaagaaaaagatgaaggaCCCCACACTTCAGTTCCGCACTGAGGTCTGA